From the Bacillota bacterium genome, the window GCGCGAGCTGGCGGCGAGAAAAGTTCCACTCGTGCGCCACAGCGTGAGTAGGGCAGAGTCTCTTAGTTTCTTTGCGGCTCGCGGTGAAGACTTTAAGGTAGAGCTAATCAATGATTTGCCCACAGACGTAGAAATTACCTACTATGAAAGTGGTTCCTTTGTTGATCTTTGTGCTGGCCCACACCTCATGGATACAGGGCTTATCAAGCACTTTAAGCTGCTCTCCTTGGCCGGTGCTTACTGGCGGGGAGATGAAAAGCGCCCCATGCTGCAACGCATCTACGGCACTGTATTTTTTAAGCAGGCCGACCTTGAAGCCCATCTCTTCCGTCTTGAAGAAGCTAAGAAGCGTGATCACCGCAAACTCGGTAAAGAGCTAGACCTCTTTAGCGTGCAAGATGAAGGCCCTGGTTTTCCCTTCTACCACCCCAAGGGGATGGTGGTGCGTAATATACTCGAAGATTTTTGGCGCAAAGAGCATCGCAAGGCGGGCTATCAGGAGATAAAGACGCCGCTAATCCTCAACCGCTCACTCTGGGAGCGTTCTGGTCATTGGCACCATTACCGTGAAAATATGTATTTTACCAAGATCGACGAGTTTGACTACGCTGTGAAGCCGATGAACTGCCCCGGGGCCATGCTGGTGTATCGCAATACTCTGCATAGTTACAAAGAGCTGCCTATCAGGCTATGCGAACTTGGTCTGGTGCATCGCCACGAGTTGTCAGGTGCTCTGCACGGCATGGCCCGCGTGCGTGCCTTTACCCAAGATGATTCGCACATCTTTATGACTCCCGAACAGATTGAGACCGAGGTAGCACGAGTCATTGCCTTAGTAGACAAGTTCTACACCATTTTTGGGCTCAAGTATCGCGTGGAACTATCTACTCGCCCCGCTAAAGCCATGGGGGATATTGTCGTTTGGCAAGTGGCCGAACAAGCGCTTGAGAGTGTGCTTAAGAGTCGTGAGATCAACTACAAACTCAATCCCGGCGATGGCGCGTTTTATGGGCCCAAAATCGATTTCCACATTGAAGACAGTATCGGTCGCAGTTGGCAGTGCGCGACGATACAGCTCGATTTCCAAATGCCAGAGAAGTTTGACCTAACCTACATTGGCGAAGATGGCGCTCGCCACCGCCCTGTCGTCGTCCACCGCGTTCTCTACGGTGCAATAGAGCGTTTCATGGCTATGTTGATCGAACATTATGCGGGGGCATTCCCCCTTTGGCTGGCTCCCGTGCAGGCCGTTATCCTGCCCATCACTGACCGCGCCAAAGAGTATGCCGAGAGCTTGCGCGAGAAATTCGAAGACGCCGATATTCGCACGGAGCTAGATGCCCGCAATGAAAAAATAGGCTTCAAAATTCGTGAAGCGCAGGTGCAGAAAATCCCCTACATGTTGGTTGTGGGTGACAAAGAAGTAGAGACCGGCACTGTTTCGTTGCGTACGCGCGAGGGCGGCGACCAAGGCAGTATGGAAGTTAGCGAGGTAGTAGCCAAGCTCAAGGCACAGGTAGCTGCCTACAAGTAACCATTGGCACATAAATAGATGAAGGGGGTACAGCGATGGCCATAGTCAACGTTTCGATTGCTCCGCTAGGTACCAGCAGCCCTAGCATTAGCCACTATGTTGCCGCGTGTCACCAGGTACTACGTCGTTACCCGGAGTTAAAGTGGCAGCTCACCCCCATGGGCACCATAATCGAAGGCGACCTGCCGCGCATTCTCGAGGTTATCGTCCTAATGCACGAAGTGCCGTTTGCTAAGGGTGCATTGCGCGTCTCTACCCTCATCAAGATTGACGATCGCCGCGACAAAGAAGCAACTATGGAGGGCAAAGTGCAGGCGGTAGAAGAAAAACTCTGAAACTCTAGGAGTAATGGTTAAGGTTCGAAGTAGCCGTCATGATGTCTTCGTAAGGTGGGTCGCTCGTAGGTCATGTCTACCGCGTTTAGCCTGCATGTTAAGCTTCTAATGCTTGTGCGTGGACTCGTTATGCGCTACAATACACAAGCATCGTTCTATCTTCCTCTCTTTTCCACGCCTCTGTGACCTCTGTGGTTGAAATCGTCTCCTAGACAAAGGCCGTCCGCAGGCGCGGGCGGTCTTATTGTCTTGCGTTATATAAGTGGTACAATGGGTATGGTCCTCTGTTGCGAGAGACAGGGGCATC encodes:
- a CDS encoding MTH1187 family thiamine-binding protein, giving the protein MAIVNVSIAPLGTSSPSISHYVAACHQVLRRYPELKWQLTPMGTIIEGDLPRILEVIVLMHEVPFAKGALRVSTLIKIDDRRDKEATMEGKVQAVEEKL
- the thrS gene encoding threonine--tRNA ligase; protein product: MAHILVTLKDGSARELPAGSSALALAEGISRRLAKEAVAAKVNGQVVDLLRPLPNNATVELVTPDDGAEALEVLRHTAAHVMAEAVMELFPGTKFGIGPAIKDGFYYDFAVKEPFKPEDLPRIEEKMRELAARKVPLVRHSVSRAESLSFFAARGEDFKVELINDLPTDVEITYYESGSFVDLCAGPHLMDTGLIKHFKLLSLAGAYWRGDEKRPMLQRIYGTVFFKQADLEAHLFRLEEAKKRDHRKLGKELDLFSVQDEGPGFPFYHPKGMVVRNILEDFWRKEHRKAGYQEIKTPLILNRSLWERSGHWHHYRENMYFTKIDEFDYAVKPMNCPGAMLVYRNTLHSYKELPIRLCELGLVHRHELSGALHGMARVRAFTQDDSHIFMTPEQIETEVARVIALVDKFYTIFGLKYRVELSTRPAKAMGDIVVWQVAEQALESVLKSREINYKLNPGDGAFYGPKIDFHIEDSIGRSWQCATIQLDFQMPEKFDLTYIGEDGARHRPVVVHRVLYGAIERFMAMLIEHYAGAFPLWLAPVQAVILPITDRAKEYAESLREKFEDADIRTELDARNEKIGFKIREAQVQKIPYMLVVGDKEVETGTVSLRTREGGDQGSMEVSEVVAKLKAQVAAYK